In a genomic window of Erigeron canadensis isolate Cc75 chromosome 5, C_canadensis_v1, whole genome shotgun sequence:
- the LOC122602087 gene encoding xylan glycosyltransferase MUCI21-like, protein MNSKYMHQKMVQKETTRPCKTEKQGRGGRLVLFATQTLCALFLFRLLYTEITFKGTPNSQQIKLDILVASERQILSESKRDESITVKKEAVIVARKNVSSGDVKKDVGVAIRKDDHNQSIQYLLTRLVGGEDRTKLESTGFACDNTSWSIICVTNKPVQIDMSTLQVYLETSPTTENTTTVLRPYSMQENPYVMKYITPVTITTTKPSRPATTCDHIHQHPAVIFSTGGYTGNLFHEFNENIIPLFITTRLFKSRVHFVVVDHKPSFIRKYRKIFPHLSSHEIINTAVDKNVHCFPGAITGLKFHKFLGVNTSENPQNYYTMPDFREFIRLTYRLKTKNVFQTQNPPILLLISRQGTRKFLNQVDMVQMMERLGFRVIIASSDKEMSDIERFSRVINTCSVMVGAHGAGLANEIFLPDGAVMIQVRPLGFQYGVDAFYSEPCPGMGLKYLEYMIEPRESSLAEVYGLDHPIVADTASVAAKGGYAAAREIYLNNQDLRLNLNRFRETLVEALGFIGRHKNVDNAR, encoded by the exons atgaactcaaaatatatgcaccaaaaaatggttcaaaaagagACCACTAGGCCTTGTAAAACAGAGAAACAGGGAAGAGGAGGGAGGCTAGTTCTATTTGCAACTCAAACACTTTGtgctctttttctttttcgtttGCTTTACACAGAAATCACCTTTAAGGGCACCCCTAATTCTCAACaaataaaat TGGATATTCTAGTTGCATCAGAAAGGCAAATCTTATCAGAGTCGAAGCGTGATGAGAGTATCACGGTGAAGAAAGAAGCGGTCATCGTAGCTAGGAAAAATGTGAGTTCCGGTGATGTCAAGAAGGATGTGGGTGTTGCAATTAGAAAGGATGATCATAACCAGTCTATACAATATCTTTTAACAAGACTTGTTGGAG GTGAAGATCGAACTAAGCTTGAATCAACAGGCTTTGCTTGTGACAACACTTCATGGTCCATAATTTGTGTCACAAACAAACCTGTCCAAATCGATATGAGCACATTGCAAGTGTACCTTGAAACATCACCAACGACCGAAAACACAACCACCGTTCTCCGGCCATATTCAATGCAAGAAAATCCTTATGTAATGAAATACATTACTCCGGTAACTATCACAACCACAAAACCATCACGGCCGGCTACTACTTGTGATCATATCCACCAGCACCCGGCCGTGATCTTTTCAACCGGTGGATACACTGGAAACCTATTTCACGAATTCAACGAAAACATCATACCTTTATTCATTACAACCCGTCTTTTCAAATCTCGTGTACATTTTGTCGTGGTTGATCACAAGCCTTCGTTTATTCGAAAATATAGGAAAATATTTCCTCATTTATCAAGCCATGAAATTATAAACACGGCTGTGGATAAAAATGTGCATTGCTTTCCTGGAGCCATAACTGGTTTAaagtttcataaatttttaGGTGTGAACACATCCGAAAATCCACAAAATTACTACACAATGCCCGATTTTAGAGAATTTATAAGACTAACATAtagattgaaaacaaaaaacgttTTTCAAACACAAAATCCACCCATATTACTTCTCATTTCGCGCCAAGGAACACGAAAGTTTTTAAACCAAGTAGATATGGTACAGATGATGGAAAGACTAGGGTTTCGAGTCATAATTGCTAGCTCGGATAAAGAAATGTCGGATATTGAGAGATTTTCGCGTGTGATAAACACGTGTAGTGTGATGGTTGGGGCTCATGGAGCCGGCTTAGCCAATGAAATATTTTTGCCCGATGGGGCTGTTATGATACAAGTGAGGCCATTGGGCTTTCAATATGGTGTTGATGCTTTTTATAGCGAACCTTGCCCGGGTATGGGTTTGAAGTATTTGGAGTATATGATTGAACCGAGGGAGAGTTCGTTGGCTGAGGTTTACGGTCTTGATCATCCAATTGTCGCGGATACAGCTTCCGTGGCTGCTAAGGGAGGATATGCCGCGGCACGAGAGATTTATTTGAATAACCAGGATTTGAGATTGAATTTGAATAGGTTTAGAGAAACGCTTGTTGAAGCGTTGGGGTTTATTGGACGACATAAAAATGTTGACAATGCTCGGTAG